A single region of the Streptomyces sp. ITFR-16 genome encodes:
- a CDS encoding DsbA family protein, with protein MPMSTPKPSPKSPKSPKSSKPSRKPLVYGAGVLVAAALFGYVSYRATAPDAPGGSSPVVAGVTADPEAGVYPELAKLARRDAGDKLALGRPDAPVVLIEYADFKCGYCAKFARDTEPALVKKYVDDGTLRIEWRNFPIFGAESEAAARASWAAGQQGRFWEFHRAAYAEGAKEKGFGKDRLKELARQAGVPDLDRFATDTDGAAAAAAVGDDQEQGYGIGATSTPSFLVNGRPIAGAQSAGTFTRAIEQAAARAKDDKGPAGAGSSAGRDDKGSAK; from the coding sequence ATGCCCATGTCCACGCCCAAGCCGTCCCCGAAGTCCCCGAAGTCCCCGAAGTCCTCCAAGCCGTCCCGCAAGCCGCTGGTCTACGGCGCCGGAGTCCTCGTCGCCGCCGCGCTGTTCGGCTACGTCTCCTACCGCGCCACCGCCCCCGACGCACCCGGCGGCTCCTCCCCTGTGGTCGCCGGTGTCACGGCCGACCCGGAAGCCGGCGTCTACCCCGAGCTGGCGAAACTCGCCCGCCGCGACGCGGGCGACAAGCTGGCCCTGGGCCGCCCGGACGCACCCGTCGTTCTCATCGAGTACGCCGACTTCAAGTGCGGCTACTGCGCGAAGTTCGCCCGGGACACCGAACCCGCCCTGGTGAAGAAGTACGTGGACGACGGCACCCTGCGCATCGAGTGGCGCAACTTCCCGATCTTCGGCGCCGAGTCCGAGGCCGCCGCCCGCGCCTCCTGGGCCGCCGGACAGCAGGGCCGCTTCTGGGAGTTCCACCGCGCCGCGTACGCCGAGGGCGCCAAGGAGAAGGGGTTCGGCAAGGACCGCCTCAAGGAGCTCGCCCGGCAGGCCGGGGTGCCCGACCTGGACCGCTTCGCCACCGACACGGACGGCGCGGCCGCCGCGGCCGCGGTGGGCGACGACCAGGAGCAGGGGTACGGGATCGGCGCGACCTCCACCCCGTCCTTCCTGGTCAACGGCCGCCCGATCGCGGGCGCGCAGTCCGCCGGGACCTTCACCCGGGCCATCGAACAGGCCGCGGCCCGGGCGAAGGACGACAAGGGTCCCGCAGGCGCGGGGAGCAGCGCGGGACGGGACGACAAGGGCTCGGCGAAGTGA
- the hrpA gene encoding ATP-dependent RNA helicase HrpA, with protein MSTSFADLQSQLGQLSLRDAHRLGRRLEGARRIRKPEAQQAVLDEIAAQAGKAAGRLAQRAGRMPALSYPEQLPVSQKKDEILEAIRDHQVVIVAGETGSGKTTQIPKICMELGRGVRGMIGHTQPRRIAARTVAERVAEELKTPLGEAVGWKVRFTDQVNPDATFVKLMTDGILLAEIQTDRELLAYDTIIIDEAHERSLNIDFLLGYLARLLPKRPDLKVVITSATIDPERFARHFGEAPIVEVSGRTYPVEVRYRPLLEEDSEDADRDQITAICDAVDELQSEGPGDVLVFLSGEREIRDTADALGKRNLRHTEVLPLYARLSHAEQHRVFQRHTGRRIVLATNVAETSLTVPGIKYVIDPGTARISRYSHRTKVQRLPIERISQASANQRKGRCGRTSDGICIRLYSEDDFLTRPEFTDPEILRTNLASVILQMTAAGLGDIEKFPFIDPPDHRNIRDGVQLLQELGALEQEEKSPREGKKGQRLTPLGRKLSQLPVDPRLARMVIEAEKNGCAREVMVIAAALSIQDPRERPSEKQTQADQQHARFKDETSDFLAFLNLWRYIREQQKERGSSSFRRMCKQEYLNFLRIREWQDIYAQLRTVAKQMGIAVEEPKGDEGIPEQAVHTSLLAGLLSHIGLKDTEKNEYLGARSAKFAIFPGSALFKKQPRFVMSAELVETSRLWARVNARVEPEWIEPLAEHLLKRTYSEPHWEKDQAAVMAYERVTLYGVPIVAQRKINFGRIDQETSRDLFIRNALVEGDWRTHHQFFHDNRKLLGEVEELEHRARRRDILVDDETLFDFYDQRIPEHIVSGAHFDSWWKHKRRDEPDALDFERSMLINEKAGAVTKDDYPDSWRQGKLKFRVTYQFEPGADADGVTVHIPLQVLNQVTSEGFDWQIPGLREEVVTELIRSLPKPVRRHYVPAPNYADKFLDRAVPLQEPLPVTLARELQRMVGVPVTADDFDLGRVPDHLKITFRIVDERRRKVAEDKDLEALKIQLRPKARQALSKAAAATAGPTGESIERSGLTDWTIGTLNKVFETRRAGQPVKAYPALVDQGETVAVRLFDTEAEQQQAMWRGTRKLILLNIPVNPAKFASDKLTNQQKLALSRNPHGSVQALFDDCATAAADRLIAAHGGPAWDEASFRKLYDKVRADLVDLTVRTIGQVQQILAAWQACERRLKATNSLVLINNVTDVRDHLARLVPPGFVTLTGLRRLPDLMRYLVAEDRRLQQMPTNVQRDTTRMEKVHEMQDEYAWLLEQLPRGRPVPQEVLDIRWMIEELRVSYFAHALGTAFPVSDKRIVKAIDAAAP; from the coding sequence ATGTCTACTTCCTTCGCCGATCTCCAGTCCCAGCTCGGGCAGCTCTCGCTCCGCGACGCGCACCGGCTCGGCCGCCGCCTCGAAGGCGCGCGACGCATCCGCAAGCCCGAGGCCCAGCAGGCCGTACTGGACGAGATCGCCGCCCAGGCCGGCAAGGCCGCCGGGCGGCTCGCGCAGCGGGCCGGGCGGATGCCCGCTCTGTCGTACCCCGAACAGCTGCCGGTCAGCCAGAAGAAGGACGAGATCCTGGAGGCGATACGCGACCACCAGGTCGTGATCGTCGCCGGTGAGACCGGCTCCGGCAAGACCACCCAGATCCCCAAGATCTGCATGGAGCTTGGCCGGGGCGTCCGGGGCATGATCGGGCACACCCAGCCGCGCCGGATCGCGGCCCGTACGGTGGCCGAGCGGGTCGCCGAGGAGCTGAAGACGCCGCTGGGCGAGGCGGTCGGCTGGAAGGTCCGCTTCACCGACCAGGTCAACCCGGACGCGACCTTCGTCAAGCTGATGACGGACGGCATCCTGCTCGCCGAGATCCAGACGGACCGCGAGCTGCTCGCGTACGACACGATCATCATCGACGAGGCCCACGAGCGGTCGCTGAACATCGACTTCCTGCTCGGCTATCTGGCCCGGCTGCTGCCCAAGCGCCCGGATCTGAAGGTCGTCATCACCTCCGCGACCATCGACCCGGAGCGCTTCGCGCGCCACTTCGGCGAGGCGCCGATCGTCGAGGTCAGCGGGCGCACGTACCCCGTGGAGGTGCGGTACCGCCCCCTGCTGGAAGAGGACAGCGAGGACGCCGACCGCGACCAGATCACCGCGATCTGCGACGCCGTCGACGAGCTCCAGTCCGAGGGGCCCGGCGATGTCCTGGTCTTCCTCTCCGGCGAGCGCGAGATCCGCGACACGGCGGACGCGCTGGGCAAACGCAACCTCAGACATACCGAGGTGCTCCCCCTCTACGCGCGCCTGTCGCACGCCGAGCAGCACCGCGTGTTCCAGCGCCACACGGGACGCAGGATCGTTCTGGCGACCAACGTCGCCGAGACCTCGCTGACCGTCCCCGGCATCAAGTACGTGATCGACCCGGGCACCGCCCGTATCTCCCGCTACAGCCACCGCACCAAGGTCCAGCGGCTGCCGATCGAGCGGATCTCGCAGGCCAGCGCCAACCAGCGCAAGGGCCGCTGCGGCCGTACGTCGGACGGCATCTGCATCCGGCTGTACTCCGAGGACGACTTCCTGACCCGCCCGGAGTTCACGGACCCGGAGATCCTGCGGACGAACCTGGCATCCGTCATCCTCCAGATGACCGCGGCCGGCCTCGGCGACATCGAGAAGTTCCCCTTCATCGACCCGCCGGACCACCGCAACATCCGCGACGGCGTGCAGCTCCTCCAGGAGCTGGGCGCGCTGGAGCAGGAGGAGAAGTCCCCCCGGGAGGGGAAGAAGGGGCAGCGCCTCACCCCGCTGGGCCGGAAGCTCTCCCAGCTGCCCGTCGACCCGCGCCTGGCCCGGATGGTCATCGAGGCCGAGAAGAACGGCTGCGCCCGCGAGGTCATGGTCATCGCAGCGGCGCTCTCCATCCAGGACCCGCGCGAGCGGCCCTCCGAGAAGCAGACGCAGGCCGACCAGCAGCATGCCCGGTTCAAGGACGAGACGTCCGACTTCCTGGCGTTCCTGAATCTGTGGCGCTACATCCGCGAACAGCAGAAGGAGCGCGGCTCCTCCAGCTTCCGCCGGATGTGCAAGCAGGAGTATCTGAACTTCCTGCGGATCCGCGAGTGGCAGGACATCTACGCGCAGCTGCGTACGGTCGCGAAGCAGATGGGCATCGCCGTCGAGGAGCCCAAGGGCGACGAGGGCATCCCGGAACAGGCGGTGCACACCTCGCTGCTGGCCGGTCTGCTGTCGCACATCGGGCTGAAGGACACCGAGAAGAACGAGTATCTGGGTGCGCGCAGCGCCAAGTTCGCGATCTTCCCGGGCTCGGCCCTCTTCAAGAAGCAGCCCCGGTTCGTGATGTCCGCCGAGCTGGTCGAGACGTCCCGGCTGTGGGCACGGGTCAACGCCCGGGTCGAGCCGGAGTGGATCGAACCGCTGGCCGAGCATCTGCTGAAGCGCACCTACAGCGAGCCGCACTGGGAGAAGGACCAGGCGGCGGTGATGGCGTACGAGCGGGTCACGCTGTACGGCGTGCCGATCGTCGCCCAGCGCAAGATCAATTTCGGCCGAATCGACCAGGAGACCTCGCGGGACCTCTTCATCCGCAACGCCCTGGTCGAGGGCGACTGGCGCACGCACCACCAGTTCTTCCACGACAACCGCAAGCTGCTCGGCGAGGTCGAGGAGCTGGAGCACCGCGCCCGGCGCCGCGACATCCTCGTGGACGACGAGACGCTCTTCGACTTCTACGACCAGCGCATCCCGGAACACATCGTCTCCGGCGCGCACTTCGACTCCTGGTGGAAGCACAAACGCCGGGACGAGCCGGACGCGCTCGACTTCGAGCGCTCGATGCTGATCAACGAGAAGGCCGGGGCCGTCACCAAGGACGACTACCCGGACTCCTGGCGGCAGGGGAAGCTCAAGTTCCGGGTGACCTACCAGTTCGAGCCCGGTGCGGACGCCGACGGTGTGACCGTCCACATTCCGCTCCAGGTCCTCAACCAGGTCACGTCCGAGGGCTTCGACTGGCAGATCCCGGGCCTGCGCGAGGAGGTCGTCACGGAGCTGATCCGCTCCCTGCCGAAGCCGGTCCGCCGGCACTACGTCCCCGCGCCGAACTACGCGGACAAGTTCCTGGACCGGGCCGTACCGCTCCAGGAGCCGCTGCCGGTGACGCTGGCCCGCGAGCTCCAGCGGATGGTCGGGGTGCCGGTCACCGCGGACGACTTCGACCTGGGCCGGGTCCCCGACCACCTCAAGATCACCTTCCGGATCGTGGACGAGCGGCGCCGGAAGGTGGCCGAGGACAAGGACCTGGAGGCGCTGAAGATCCAGCTGCGCCCGAAGGCCCGCCAGGCCCTCTCCAAGGCCGCGGCGGCGACTGCGGGGCCGACCGGGGAGTCCATCGAGCGCTCGGGTCTCACGGACTGGACGATCGGCACGCTGAACAAGGTCTTCGAGACCCGCAGGGCCGGCCAGCCGGTCAAGGCGTACCCCGCGCTCGTCGACCAGGGCGAGACCGTGGCCGTACGGCTCTTCGACACCGAGGCCGAGCAGCAGCAGGCGATGTGGCGCGGCACCCGGAAGCTGATCCTGCTGAACATCCCGGTGAACCCGGCGAAGTTCGCCTCGGACAAGCTGACGAACCAGCAGAAGCTGGCCCTGTCCCGCAATCCGCACGGCTCCGTCCAGGCGCTGTTCGACGACTGCGCGACGGCGGCCGCCGACCGGCTGATCGCGGCGCACGGCGGCCCCGCCTGGGACGAGGCGTCGTTCCGGAAGCTGTACGACAAGGTACGCGCCGACCTGGTGGACCTGACCGTCCGCACGATCGGCCAGGTCCAGCAGATCCTGGCGGCCTGGCAGGCGTGCGAGCGCCGGCTGAAGGCCACCAACAGCCTGGTCCTGATCAACAACGTCACGGACGTACGCGACCATCTCGCCCGCCTCGTGCCGCCCGGGTTCGTCACCCTGACCGGGCTGCGCAGGCTGCCCGACCTGATGCGCTACCTGGTCGCGGAGGACCGCCGGCTCCAGCAGATGCCGACCAACGTCCAGCGCGACACCACGCGCATGGAGAAGGTCCACGAGATGCAGGACGAGTACGCCTGGCTGCTGGAGCAGCTGCCGCGGGGCAGGCCCGTCCCGCAGGAGGTGCTGGACATCCGCTGGATGATCGAGGAGCTGCGGGTCAGCTATTTCGCGCACGCCCTGGGCACCGCGTTCCCCGTCTCCGACAAGCGGATCGTGAAGGCGATCGACGCCGCCGCCCCGTAG
- a CDS encoding DUF6274 family protein: MTASTDEGFRSERPDSREPGRERARAPRHEIRALLRAHLAAATGYRHLTRHCAVCARLLRLAMEPAAASRGVPVEPVPGLRDAEPSDEPSRPAEPPTGRREGALPPPGPGPSRAPGRPSGAEDESPPAA; encoded by the coding sequence ATGACGGCATCCACGGACGAGGGGTTCCGGTCGGAACGGCCCGACTCCCGCGAACCGGGGCGGGAGCGCGCGAGAGCACCCCGGCACGAGATCCGCGCACTGCTGCGGGCCCATCTCGCCGCCGCCACCGGCTATCGCCACCTCACCCGGCACTGCGCGGTCTGCGCCCGGTTGCTGCGGCTCGCGATGGAGCCTGCGGCGGCTTCCCGGGGCGTGCCTGTGGAGCCCGTACCGGGCCTCCGCGACGCAGAACCGTCCGATGAGCCGTCCCGCCCGGCAGAGCCGCCCACAGGGCGCCGGGAAGGCGCCTTACCGCCACCGGGACCGGGGCCGTCGAGGGCGCCCGGACGGCCGTCCGGGGCCGAGGACGAAAGTCCCCCCGCCGCGTGA
- the bldC gene encoding developmental transcriptional regulator BldC: MTARTPDAEPLLTPAEVATMFRVDPKTVTRWAKAGKLTSIRTLGGHRRYREAEVRALLAGIPQQRSEA; encoded by the coding sequence ATGACCGCTCGCACCCCTGATGCCGAGCCGCTGCTGACCCCGGCTGAGGTTGCCACGATGTTCCGCGTGGACCCGAAGACGGTTACCCGTTGGGCCAAGGCCGGCAAGCTCACGTCCATCCGCACGCTCGGTGGACATCGCCGGTACCGCGAGGCAGAGGTCCGCGCACTGCTTGCGGGTATTCCGCAGCAGCGCAGCGAGGCCTGA
- a CDS encoding Glu/Leu/Phe/Val dehydrogenase dimerization domain-containing protein translates to MTDVTGVPVDVLHTLFHSDQGGHEQVVLCQDRASGLKAVIALHSTALGPALGGTRFYPYASEQEAVADALNLARGMSYKNALAGLDHGGGKAVIIGDPEQLKSEELLLAYGRFVASLGGRYVTACDVGTYVADMDVVARECRWTTGRSPENGGAGDSSVLTAFGVFQGMRASAQHLWGDPTLRGRKVAVAGVGKVGHHLVEHLLSDGAEVVITDVRADSVRRITDLHPEVAVAADTEALIRTEGLDIYAPCALGGALNDDTVPVLTAAVVCGAANNQLAHPGVEKDLADRSILYAPDYVVNAGGVIQVADELHGFDFDRCKAKAAKIFDTTLAIFARAKEDGIPPAAAADRIAEQRMAEARRR, encoded by the coding sequence GTGACCGATGTGACCGGCGTGCCTGTCGATGTACTACACACCCTGTTCCACTCGGACCAGGGCGGCCACGAGCAGGTAGTGCTCTGCCAGGACCGTGCCAGCGGCCTCAAGGCCGTGATCGCCCTCCACTCCACCGCCCTGGGCCCGGCCCTCGGCGGCACCCGCTTCTACCCGTACGCCTCCGAGCAGGAGGCCGTCGCGGACGCGCTGAACCTGGCGCGCGGCATGTCGTACAAGAACGCCCTGGCCGGCCTGGACCACGGTGGCGGCAAGGCCGTCATCATCGGCGACCCGGAGCAGCTCAAGAGCGAGGAACTGCTGCTGGCCTACGGCCGGTTCGTGGCCTCCCTCGGCGGCCGCTACGTGACGGCCTGCGATGTCGGCACGTACGTCGCCGACATGGACGTCGTGGCCCGCGAGTGCCGCTGGACCACCGGCCGCTCCCCCGAGAACGGCGGCGCCGGCGACTCCTCGGTGCTCACCGCCTTCGGTGTCTTCCAGGGCATGCGCGCCTCGGCCCAGCACCTGTGGGGCGACCCGACGCTGCGTGGCCGAAAAGTGGCGGTCGCGGGCGTCGGCAAGGTCGGCCACCACCTCGTCGAGCATCTGCTCTCGGACGGCGCCGAGGTCGTGATCACCGATGTACGGGCCGACTCCGTGCGCCGGATCACCGACCTGCACCCCGAGGTCGCCGTGGCGGCGGACACCGAGGCACTGATCCGCACGGAGGGGCTCGACATCTACGCCCCCTGCGCGCTGGGCGGCGCCCTCAACGACGACACCGTGCCGGTGCTCACCGCCGCGGTGGTGTGCGGAGCGGCCAACAACCAGCTCGCGCACCCGGGCGTCGAGAAGGACCTCGCGGACCGCTCGATCCTGTACGCGCCCGACTACGTGGTGAACGCGGGCGGGGTCATCCAGGTCGCGGACGAGCTGCACGGCTTCGACTTCGACCGGTGCAAGGCGAAGGCGGCGAAGATCTTCGACACGACGCTGGCCATATTCGCACGTGCGAAGGAAGACGGCATTCCGCCGGCCGCCGCGGCCGACCGGATCGCCGAGCAGCGGATGGCCGAGGCCCGCCGCCGCTGA
- a CDS encoding DUF3073 domain-containing protein, which translates to MGRGRAKAKQTKVARQLKYSSGGTDLSRLANELGASPSSQPPNAEPFEDDDEEDDPYAQYADLYNDDDDEDEDDQSGPSSQRRGA; encoded by the coding sequence ATGGGGCGCGGCCGGGCAAAGGCCAAGCAGACAAAGGTCGCCCGCCAGCTGAAGTACAGCAGCGGCGGGACTGACCTGTCGCGTCTGGCCAATGAGCTGGGCGCATCGCCTTCGAGTCAGCCACCGAACGCAGAGCCGTTCGAGGACGACGACGAGGAAGATGACCCGTACGCACAGTACGCGGATCTGTACAACGACGACGATGACGAGGACGAGGACGACCAGTCCGGTCCGTCGTCACAGCGCCGCGGCGCTTGA
- the purM gene encoding phosphoribosylformylglycinamidine cyclo-ligase, translating to MSETTGASYAAAGVDIEAGDRAVELMKEWVKKTQRPEVAGLGGLGGFAGLFDASALKRYERPLLASATDGVGTKVDLARQMGVYDTIGHDLVGMVVDDLVVCGAEPLFMTDYICVGKVHPERVAAIVKGIAEGCVLAGCALVGGETAEHPGLLGADDFDVAGAGTGVVEADRLLGPDRIRKGDAVIAMASSGLHSNGYSLVRHVVFDRAGWTLDRQVEEFGRTLGEELLEPTRIYSLDCLSLTRTTEVHGFSHVTGGGLANNLARVIPDTLHATVDRSTWTPGAVFDLVGKAGQVEQLELEKTLNMGVGMIAIVPEESVDAALTTLADRGVDSWVAGEITDRGAHTTGAELVGGYAR from the coding sequence ATGTCTGAGACAACAGGTGCTTCCTACGCGGCAGCGGGCGTCGACATCGAGGCCGGCGACCGCGCCGTAGAGCTGATGAAGGAGTGGGTGAAGAAGACGCAGCGCCCCGAGGTCGCGGGCCTCGGTGGTCTCGGCGGCTTCGCCGGCCTCTTCGACGCCTCGGCGCTCAAGCGCTACGAGCGCCCGCTGCTCGCCTCCGCCACGGACGGCGTCGGTACGAAGGTCGACCTCGCCCGCCAGATGGGCGTGTACGACACCATCGGCCACGACCTCGTCGGCATGGTCGTGGACGACCTCGTCGTCTGCGGCGCCGAGCCGCTCTTCATGACCGACTACATCTGCGTCGGCAAGGTGCACCCCGAGCGCGTCGCGGCCATCGTGAAGGGCATCGCCGAAGGCTGTGTGCTGGCCGGCTGCGCCCTGGTCGGCGGCGAGACCGCCGAGCACCCCGGACTGCTCGGCGCGGACGACTTCGACGTCGCCGGCGCCGGTACGGGTGTGGTCGAGGCCGACCGCCTGCTGGGCCCCGACCGTATCCGCAAGGGTGACGCGGTCATCGCCATGGCGTCGTCGGGTCTTCACTCGAACGGGTACTCGCTCGTCCGCCACGTCGTCTTCGACCGGGCCGGCTGGACGCTGGACCGCCAGGTGGAGGAGTTCGGCCGGACGCTCGGCGAGGAGCTGCTCGAGCCCACCCGGATCTACTCGCTGGACTGCCTGTCGCTCACCCGTACGACCGAGGTGCACGGCTTCAGCCATGTCACCGGCGGCGGACTGGCCAACAACCTGGCCCGGGTCATCCCGGACACCCTGCACGCCACGGTGGACCGCTCCACCTGGACCCCCGGCGCGGTCTTCGACCTCGTGGGCAAGGCCGGTCAGGTCGAGCAGCTGGAGCTGGAGAAGACGCTCAACATGGGCGTCGGCATGATCGCGATCGTCCCGGAGGAATCCGTGGACGCCGCGCTCACCACCCTGGCCGACCGGGGCGTCGACTCCTGGGTCGCCGGCGAGATCACCGACCGGGGCGCGCACACGACGGGCGCGGAGCTCGTGGGCGGGTACGCGCGCTGA
- the purF gene encoding amidophosphoribosyltransferase encodes MPRGDGRLNHDLLPGEKGPQDACGVFGVWAPGEEVAKLTYFGLYALQHRGQESAGIAVSNGSQILVFKDMGLVSQVFDETSLGSLQGHIAVGHARYSTTGASVWENAQPTFRATAHGSIALGHNGNLVNTAQLAEMVADLPRKDGRATQVAATNDTDLVTALLAGQTDEDGKPLTIEEAATQVLPEVKGAFSLVFMDEHTLYAARDPQGIRPLVLGRLERGWVVASESAALDICGASFVREIEPGELVAIDENGLRTSRFAEAKPKGCVFEYVYLARPDTDIAGRNVYLSRVEMGRKLAVEAPVEADLVIATPESGTPAAIGYAEASGIPFGAGLVKNAYVGRTFIQPSQTIRQLGIRLKLNPLKEVIKGKRLVVVDDSIVRGNTQRALVRMLREAGAAEIHIRISSPPVKWPCFFGIDFATRAELIANGMSVDEIATSMGADSLSYISIDSMIEATTIDKPNLCRACFDGEYPMELPDPELLGKQLLETELAAGPAATAAADALRRP; translated from the coding sequence GTGCCTCGTGGTGATGGACGACTCAACCACGACCTGCTCCCCGGAGAGAAAGGCCCCCAGGACGCTTGCGGCGTCTTCGGTGTCTGGGCTCCCGGCGAAGAGGTCGCCAAGCTCACCTATTTCGGACTGTATGCCCTGCAGCACCGTGGACAGGAGTCCGCGGGCATCGCAGTGAGCAACGGGTCCCAGATCCTGGTCTTCAAGGACATGGGACTGGTCTCGCAGGTCTTCGACGAAACGTCCCTGGGATCGCTCCAGGGCCATATCGCGGTCGGTCATGCCCGCTACTCCACCACCGGTGCCTCGGTGTGGGAGAACGCCCAGCCGACGTTCCGTGCGACCGCGCACGGCTCGATCGCCCTGGGTCACAACGGGAACCTGGTCAACACCGCCCAGCTCGCCGAGATGGTCGCCGACCTCCCGCGCAAGGACGGCCGTGCGACCCAGGTCGCCGCGACCAACGACACCGATCTGGTGACCGCGCTGCTCGCCGGCCAGACGGACGAGGACGGCAAGCCGCTCACCATCGAGGAGGCCGCCACACAGGTGCTTCCCGAGGTGAAGGGCGCCTTCTCCCTCGTCTTCATGGACGAGCACACCCTCTACGCCGCCCGTGACCCGCAGGGCATCCGCCCGCTGGTGCTCGGCCGTCTGGAGCGTGGCTGGGTGGTGGCCTCCGAGTCCGCCGCCCTCGACATCTGCGGCGCCAGCTTCGTCCGCGAGATCGAGCCGGGCGAGCTCGTCGCCATCGACGAGAACGGTCTGCGCACCTCGCGCTTCGCAGAAGCGAAGCCCAAGGGCTGTGTCTTCGAGTACGTCTACCTGGCCCGCCCCGACACCGATATCGCCGGGCGCAACGTCTACCTCTCCCGGGTCGAGATGGGCCGCAAGCTGGCCGTCGAGGCCCCCGTCGAGGCCGATCTGGTCATAGCGACGCCGGAGTCCGGCACCCCGGCCGCCATCGGCTACGCGGAGGCCAGCGGCATCCCGTTCGGCGCCGGACTGGTGAAGAACGCGTATGTCGGCCGGACCTTCATCCAGCCGTCCCAGACCATTCGCCAGCTGGGCATCCGCCTCAAGCTGAACCCCCTCAAGGAAGTCATCAAGGGCAAGCGCCTGGTGGTCGTCGACGACTCGATCGTCCGCGGCAACACCCAGCGCGCACTGGTCCGGATGCTCCGCGAGGCCGGCGCCGCCGAGATCCACATCCGGATCTCCTCCCCGCCGGTGAAGTGGCCCTGCTTCTTCGGCATCGACTTCGCGACCCGCGCCGAGCTGATCGCCAACGGCATGTCCGTCGACGAGATCGCCACGTCGATGGGGGCCGACTCGCTCTCGTACATCTCGATCGACTCGATGATCGAGGCGACGACGATCGACAAGCCGAACCTGTGCCGCGCCTGCTTCGACGGGGAGTACCCGATGGAGCTTCCGGACCCGGAGCTGCTCGGCAAGCAGCTGCTGGAGACCGAGCTGGCGGCCGGCCCTGCGGCGACCGCCGCGGCCGACGCGCTGCGCCGTCCGTGA
- a CDS encoding META domain-containing protein has product MHRHRIAVSVLALLSLAACGTESGSGSGSRSGTPGDSGTVQTTPSLTDVRWSVDSVTVGGKRTEAPEGAHVQIDAKGRASGSYGCNRFTADARIEGDTLTVGAGTTTQMGCETDVQRFETLMSRAFSGRLTASIAKRTLTLTTAKGDTITLTARRPVPLAGTDWRVTILVSGNSASSLPTGTENKARLAFGRDGTVHGTLGCNSFRGKAAVSGSTITFGPVTATRKVCKDPEMKLERAVLAVIDGKRTTYGIDQRTLTLTAAGATSGTADGDTKGLGASAADG; this is encoded by the coding sequence ATGCACCGACACCGTATTGCTGTCAGCGTCCTGGCCCTCCTCTCCCTTGCCGCCTGTGGCACGGAGTCGGGTTCCGGTTCGGGTTCCCGGTCCGGTACCCCCGGCGACAGCGGCACCGTGCAGACCACCCCGTCCCTCACCGACGTCCGCTGGAGCGTCGACTCGGTGACGGTCGGCGGCAAACGGACCGAGGCTCCGGAAGGCGCCCATGTCCAGATCGACGCCAAGGGCCGGGCGAGCGGAAGCTACGGCTGCAACCGGTTCACGGCCGACGCCCGGATCGAGGGCGACACCCTCACCGTAGGGGCCGGGACGACCACCCAGATGGGCTGCGAGACGGACGTCCAGCGGTTCGAGACCCTCATGTCCCGCGCCTTCAGCGGCAGGCTCACCGCCTCCATTGCGAAGAGGACCCTCACGCTGACCACGGCGAAGGGCGACACCATCACCCTCACCGCACGGCGGCCGGTCCCGCTCGCCGGCACGGACTGGAGGGTCACCATCCTGGTCTCCGGCAACTCCGCGTCCTCGCTGCCCACCGGTACGGAGAACAAGGCCCGCCTCGCCTTCGGCAGGGACGGCACGGTCCACGGCACCCTCGGCTGCAACAGCTTCCGCGGCAAGGCGGCCGTCTCCGGATCCACCATCACCTTCGGCCCGGTCACCGCCACCCGGAAGGTCTGCAAGGACCCCGAGATGAAGCTGGAGCGGGCCGTGCTCGCGGTGATCGACGGCAAGCGGACGACGTACGGGATCGATCAGCGCACCCTGACCCTCACCGCGGCGGGGGCCACCAGCGGCACCGCCGACGGCGACACCAAGGGACTCGGCGCCTCGGCAGCCGACGGATGA